DNA from Terriglobus tenax:
GCATAAGGGCCGCGACTCGGGCGCGGTGTGGGCGGCGATGATTGACATCTCCGCCGTACTGCTGACGCTGGTCTCACTTACCGGCCTGGTGCTGCTGTTCTTCGTGTACAAGCGGCGGGTCTCCGGCCTGATTGTCGCCGTGGCTGGCGGTCTGGTCTGCTACCTGGTCTACCTGCGGTTTGTCCCATAACGCGGCGTTGAACTTGCAATAGAAAAGCGGCCCTGGTGGCCGCTTTTCTATTGCGTGGAACTCCGTATCCTTCTACTTCTGAGACTTCGTCAGGTTCTCCGCGACGAAGAGGCCGGACTTCCCCGCGCTGATGACGTCGAGGTCTCCGTCCCCGTCGATGTCTACGACCACTGTCTGGACGCCTGCCCCCATGCGTCCGCCGTAGTCGATGATGTGGCGGATCCACTCGACACCGCCGTTGCCGGGGCCGCGGGAAGTAGCCTGCGTGGCCGGAACCTTCTTCCACTCGTACCAGTAGATGCCGACCGGGTCGCGTTCCCCGGGATCGGCCCCGTTATGCGCGAAGTAGCGTTTGCCCGCAACGAAGTCGAGCTGGCCATCGCCATTCAAATCGACGGGGACAACCTCATGCACCTGCGACCAGCTTGCGTCGATGATGTGCTGGGTGAAGGTACCGTCGGCGTTCTGCTCATACCAGGCGAAGCCGTAGTCGTGCGCCATGCCGGCAACGAGGTCCTTGCGTCCGTCGCCGTTGATGTCGATGAGGTGAAGCTGGCTCATGGAGATGCGACCGTTGTTGACCGGCGGCGTCAGCGGCAGGTCCATGCGAGTCCCGGCGGGATAGATAGGCTTCCCGCCCCAGTCGTTGGCATGCCAGGTCCACTCGGCGGTGGAATGGACGTCTGCAGGAGCTTCGAGCCAGCCGCGTGGAGTGAGGATGTCGGCGCGGCCATCGCCGTTGATGTCCCCCGCGCCGATGCCGTGGCCGTAGCTCTGGTGCGAGACGGTGTGCTTGATCCACTGATGGTCTTTCAACTCAAACCATGCGGCAGGGACATTCTCGCGGTCGAACTCGGGGAGCAGTTCATTGGCCTTGCCGTCGTTGTTCAGGTCGACGAGGAAGGCGAACTCGGTGGGGCCGGAGTTGTCGATCTCGGTCACCTTCCACGCGCCGCCGGCCTTACCGGGGTTCTTCAGCCAGACGATATTGTGCGCGAAGTAGCTGCACTGGATGACGTCGGGCCATCCGTCGCCGTCGACGTCCATCACCTGGTCACTGAAGTTGTCGATGTATCCGGAGGCGTAGTCGATGGAGCGCAGAGGATGCTTGATCCACTTCGGCCCCTCGTACCAGCTTTCGCCGGCGACGATGTCGAGCTTGCCGTCCTTGTTCAGGTCAGCCACGGCAACGGTTTCGCCGTAGCCTGGATCGATCATGGAGGTGCGGAAGGCGATGTCCGCCGGACGGCTGGCAGCATGAGCCATGGCAGCGGCAGACAGAGCGAGGACGCACAACAGCTTTTTCATTGCGATGGATTCTCCCGGAGTTTCAGCGGGGGAATTATTCCATTTGCGAGGCACGATCG
Protein-coding regions in this window:
- a CDS encoding FG-GAP repeat domain-containing protein, with protein sequence MKKLLCVLALSAAAMAHAASRPADIAFRTSMIDPGYGETVAVADLNKDGKLDIVAGESWYEGPKWIKHPLRSIDYASGYIDNFSDQVMDVDGDGWPDVIQCSYFAHNIVWLKNPGKAGGAWKVTEIDNSGPTEFAFLVDLNNDGKANELLPEFDRENVPAAWFELKDHQWIKHTVSHQSYGHGIGAGDINGDGRADILTPRGWLEAPADVHSTAEWTWHANDWGGKPIYPAGTRMDLPLTPPVNNGRISMSQLHLIDINGDGRKDLVAGMAHDYGFAWYEQNADGTFTQHIIDASWSQVHEVVPVDLNGDGQLDFVAGKRYFAHNGADPGERDPVGIYWYEWKKVPATQATSRGPGNGGVEWIRHIIDYGGRMGAGVQTVVVDIDGDGDLDVISAGKSGLFVAENLTKSQK